A single region of the Coraliomargarita parva genome encodes:
- a CDS encoding ExbD/TolR family protein — MGAAVNKVLETEEKVDITPMIDVVFLLLIYFMFLPLQQEADIGIKLPSSTPPTENLELPSEHIVEVFPNGLILLNGAPMDGSDSRVMPKLTETLTRLKLSSDRAGIDTVVKIQADPDSPHQRSVDILNACAKAKVKKVSFAAYGS, encoded by the coding sequence ATGGGCGCAGCAGTCAATAAAGTCCTGGAAACCGAGGAAAAAGTCGACATCACGCCGATGATCGACGTCGTCTTCCTGCTCCTGATTTACTTCATGTTCCTCCCTCTCCAACAGGAGGCGGACATCGGGATCAAGCTGCCGAGTTCCACACCTCCGACCGAGAATCTGGAACTCCCCAGCGAGCACATTGTCGAAGTCTTTCCCAATGGCTTAATTCTTCTCAACGGTGCACCCATGGATGGCTCCGACAGCCGGGTCATGCCCAAGCTGACCGAGACGCTCACCCGTCTCAAGCTGTCCTCAGACCGCGCGGGAATCGATACCGTCGTCAAGATCCAAGCCGATCCCGACTCCCCGCACCAACGCTCCGTCGACATACTCAACGCCTGTGCCAAGGCCAAGGTGAAGAAAGTCTCATTCGCCGCATACGGCTCTTAA
- a CDS encoding ExbD/TolR family protein — translation MKAWQPDDVDPEFELTPMIDVVFLLIAFFMTLISFISAELIKLELPEAEQATIPEEPGERQYISVDINGEVYFGAKPTTYETLPAALVQMRTEQPGLKVYLRADSAVPHRYVNRVMEACAKAGIFDLIFASNKD, via the coding sequence ATGAAAGCGTGGCAACCAGATGACGTCGACCCGGAGTTCGAACTGACTCCGATGATTGACGTCGTGTTCCTGCTCATTGCGTTCTTCATGACCTTGATCAGTTTCATCAGTGCCGAGCTCATCAAGCTCGAACTGCCGGAAGCCGAACAAGCCACCATCCCAGAAGAACCCGGTGAGCGCCAATACATCTCGGTTGATATCAACGGTGAGGTTTATTTCGGCGCCAAGCCGACCACCTACGAGACACTGCCTGCAGCGCTGGTACAGATGCGCACGGAACAACCCGGCCTCAAGGTTTATCTCCGGGCCGATTCCGCAGTGCCCCACCGCTACGTCAACCGCGTCATGGAGGCCTGCGCCAAAGCAGGCATCTTCGACCTCATTTTCGCCTCAAATAAGGATTAA
- a CDS encoding MotA/TolQ/ExbB proton channel family protein: protein MNTTTSRILRTFFVIALIAGASQWMLTQSLQAQTEDEAAQTEVATDEAAAAPKGGDKSLIDMFKAGGWAMYPLGLLSISGFGLIVYNFMAVKPGPILKTNATVEIDKALEQADIDSAKNICEQNPGPATNIIHAGLVRVDIRDYDPEQVKEAIEEASAEELSGPFVLINYLSVVASLSPMVGLLGTVSGMVKAFNVIEAEGAGSAQALAGNISEALITTASGMIIGIPAMFFFFFFKNKYGKITSRVGRVVGDLQFTLNKAIKNR from the coding sequence ATGAATACAACAACCTCCCGTATCCTTCGCACATTCTTTGTGATTGCCCTGATCGCCGGTGCATCGCAGTGGATGTTGACCCAAAGCCTGCAGGCTCAAACTGAAGACGAAGCCGCCCAAACCGAAGTCGCAACTGACGAAGCTGCAGCAGCACCAAAGGGCGGAGACAAGTCACTCATCGACATGTTCAAGGCAGGTGGCTGGGCCATGTATCCGCTCGGTTTACTCTCGATCTCCGGCTTCGGTCTGATCGTCTACAACTTCATGGCCGTCAAGCCCGGTCCGATCCTCAAGACCAATGCCACCGTCGAAATCGACAAGGCCCTGGAACAAGCCGACATCGACAGCGCAAAGAATATCTGCGAGCAGAACCCCGGACCGGCCACCAACATCATCCATGCCGGCCTGGTACGTGTCGACATTCGCGATTACGACCCGGAACAAGTGAAGGAAGCCATTGAAGAAGCATCTGCAGAAGAACTGTCCGGTCCCTTCGTGCTGATCAATTACCTGTCCGTCGTCGCATCCCTCTCTCCTATGGTCGGGCTGCTCGGAACCGTTTCCGGTATGGTCAAGGCCTTCAACGTCATCGAAGCGGAAGGTGCGGGTAGCGCCCAAGCCCTGGCCGGTAACATTTCCGAGGCCCTGATCACCACCGCATCGGGGATGATCATCGGTATTCCCGCCATGTTCTTCTTTTTCTTCTTCAAGAACAAGTACGGTAAGATCACCTCACGCGTCGGCCGCGTCGTCGGCGACCTGCAGTTCACTCTGAACAAAGCCATCAAGAACCGTTAA
- a CDS encoding tetratricopeptide repeat protein, with protein sequence MSRAPYLSPKTARRLKRALITALFPIIASFALAENSYWTEFGRQPVYIQQNNFGNVQTLKFTKFKDGMLIAELDGGVGEISLPVSESMAQSLTLQLENIQQAREMMANQNYVGALAILRPQAYPLIKFHQVPDTFTQLHVPVQMLIESLILSGELDEALDILQRIQLDTVSPRYSQYGIRLLNLYMDQGDIDHAVEICRMLPVKGQYAVNISPIIDAADKLRAAGRYAAVIPIYREVETFVEGEALDNIRMWLAYSLVLNNQLEEGNTIFDKLEEPDPKERLFSLYKLLQGSREYRKAEYGKALDNLTRGFVRARTSYVWVPEMLYLIGDCYARDLKPVSARNVWTEITILYPDSPWAARASSSLEKLSTPETSTN encoded by the coding sequence ATGAGCCGCGCCCCATATCTCAGCCCTAAAACCGCCCGACGACTGAAGCGGGCCCTCATCACTGCACTGTTCCCGATCATTGCCAGCTTTGCACTGGCAGAAAACAGCTACTGGACGGAGTTCGGCAGGCAACCCGTCTACATCCAGCAGAACAATTTCGGCAACGTCCAGACCCTGAAATTCACCAAGTTCAAGGACGGCATGCTGATCGCCGAACTCGACGGCGGCGTCGGTGAAATCTCCCTGCCGGTTTCCGAGTCCATGGCTCAGAGCCTGACCCTGCAGCTCGAGAATATCCAGCAGGCCCGAGAGATGATGGCCAACCAGAACTATGTCGGCGCGCTCGCCATCCTGCGCCCACAGGCCTATCCGCTGATTAAGTTCCACCAGGTACCGGACACCTTTACCCAGCTGCACGTCCCAGTCCAGATGTTGATCGAATCGCTCATTCTCTCCGGAGAATTGGACGAAGCACTGGATATACTGCAACGTATCCAACTCGATACCGTCAGCCCCCGCTACAGCCAATATGGAATCCGGCTGTTGAACCTCTACATGGACCAGGGAGACATCGACCATGCGGTCGAGATCTGCCGCATGCTGCCGGTCAAGGGACAATATGCGGTCAATATTTCGCCGATCATCGACGCGGCGGACAAGCTGCGAGCCGCAGGGCGCTACGCAGCGGTGATCCCCATCTACCGCGAAGTCGAAACCTTCGTCGAAGGGGAAGCGCTCGACAACATCCGCATGTGGCTGGCCTACTCGCTGGTGCTCAACAACCAACTCGAAGAGGGCAATACAATCTTTGACAAGCTTGAGGAACCGGACCCGAAGGAGCGCCTCTTCTCGCTCTACAAGCTCCTGCAGGGCTCGCGTGAGTATCGCAAGGCCGAATACGGCAAGGCCCTGGACAACCTCACACGTGGCTTCGTCCGCGCCCGTACCTCCTACGTCTGGGTGCCGGAGATGCTCTACCTGATCGGCGACTGTTATGCACGGGACCTGAAACCGGTCTCCGCCCGCAACGTCTGGACTGAGATCACCATCCTTTACCCGGACTCTCCCTGGGCCGCACGCGCCTCGTCCTCATTGGAGAAACTGTCCACGCCCGAGACTTCAACCAACTAA